A single genomic interval of Candidatus Zixiibacteriota bacterium harbors:
- a CDS encoding M23 family metallopeptidase, whose protein sequence is MKKPLNFLYSELKLTSRLLKESLSRGLVYFLGFSLFLFFGSIGFSFLGLFGQRIDQVKATSLELENRILAGKLLDLEFFQSELDKEIKELSQMEQKVNSLLRLKSEGSREQNDENQLLVEDVGFYPEVKMADIDELIDKIRGEKEGFEYIYQKLVQKKDFLDHTPSVYPVNGYISRGFGIEPDPFTGEMGLHQGLDIVADIGTPVIAAAKGRVSFVGWQKGLGKLVTVDHGNGYKSSYGHLSVILVQNHQEVERGEIIGRVGNTGYSTGPHLHYEIYLKGRLVNPQPYLWGGRF, encoded by the coding sequence TGAAAAAACCTTTAAATTTCTTATATTCTGAACTTAAGCTTACATCCAGGCTTTTAAAAGAGTCGCTCTCCAGAGGGTTGGTCTATTTCCTGGGTTTTAGCCTCTTTCTCTTCTTTGGTTCGATTGGCTTCAGCTTCTTAGGTCTTTTTGGACAGAGGATTGACCAGGTCAAAGCTACCAGCCTGGAGTTGGAAAACAGGATTCTGGCTGGTAAACTTTTAGATCTGGAGTTCTTTCAGAGTGAGTTGGATAAAGAGATAAAAGAGTTAAGTCAGATGGAACAAAAGGTTAACAGCCTCCTGAGATTGAAATCTGAAGGGTCCAGAGAGCAGAACGACGAGAACCAGCTTCTGGTGGAAGATGTCGGGTTTTATCCAGAGGTAAAAATGGCGGACATCGATGAGCTGATCGATAAAATCAGGGGCGAAAAAGAGGGATTTGAATACATATATCAGAAACTCGTCCAGAAAAAAGATTTCTTAGACCATACCCCTTCGGTTTATCCGGTTAACGGCTATATCAGCCGTGGGTTCGGAATCGAGCCGGATCCTTTTACCGGAGAAATGGGCTTGCACCAGGGCCTGGATATAGTGGCAGATATTGGCACGCCGGTAATAGCCGCAGCCAAAGGGAGGGTGAGTTTCGTAGGCTGGCAGAAAGGGCTGGGCAAACTGGTGACAGTTGATCATGGAAACGGTTACAAAAGCTCATACGGACATCTTTCGGTTATCCTGGTCCAAAACCACCAGGAGGTTGAACGAGGAGAGATTATCGGCAGGGTGGGGAATACCGGCTATTCAACTGGTCCTCACCTGCATTATGAGATCTATTTAAAAGGGAGGCTGGTAAATCCACAACCATATCTCTGGGGTGGGAGATTTTAA